The Desulfomonilaceae bacterium genome has a segment encoding these proteins:
- a CDS encoding UPF0280 family protein, protein MNLSDNFTIGEHRSYRSFETHDVFTSFRVVVETSDLYIRALRNLENEARTLIIECRSQIERSIARRPEFLTSLDPIDAAPFDTPVVTKMIHAGKKAGVGPMAAVAGAVAEFVGRNLLPSSEEIIVENGGDIFIHVKRPVVIGVYAGKTNLGVKFGIKIGPTVIPTGVCTSSAKIGPSASFGRADAATVVSADVSLADAVATGLGNRIKTTKDLETGVQWACKVDGVQAALAICEDKIAVLGDVELVPIE, encoded by the coding sequence ATGAATCTTTCGGATAATTTCACAATTGGTGAACATCGCTCATACAGGTCTTTTGAAACTCATGACGTTTTTACAAGCTTTAGAGTTGTTGTTGAAACTTCAGATCTGTACATCAGGGCCCTCAGGAATCTTGAAAACGAAGCTAGAACACTGATTATAGAATGTCGCTCACAAATAGAGCGCTCTATAGCCAGAAGACCTGAATTCTTGACGAGTCTTGATCCTATAGACGCGGCTCCGTTTGACACCCCTGTGGTGACAAAGATGATTCACGCGGGTAAAAAAGCCGGAGTAGGTCCGATGGCCGCTGTGGCCGGGGCGGTCGCGGAATTTGTCGGAAGGAATCTCTTACCATCGTCAGAGGAGATTATAGTAGAGAATGGGGGAGATATTTTCATTCACGTCAAACGTCCTGTAGTAATAGGAGTGTACGCCGGCAAAACAAATTTAGGCGTAAAATTTGGTATAAAAATAGGACCAACGGTTATTCCCACAGGTGTATGCACATCATCAGCCAAAATTGGCCCATCGGCAAGCTTTGGAAGAGCTGACGCGGCGACGGTGGTCTCTGCAGATGTTAGTTTGGCTGACGCTGTGGCGACTGGACTGGGTAACAGGATCAAGACCACAAAAGACTTGGAAACAGGAGTCCAATGGGCGTGCAAGGTAGATGGGGTTCAAGCGGCGCTGGCTATTTGTGAAGATAAAATCGCCGTACTAGGTGATGTTGAACTCGTACCCATTGAATAG
- a CDS encoding glycosyltransferase yields the protein MDSTALIISGAPRDSDSAYQYRIRKFGELLMERSIDCDFFYTPENKPLSKVTTSSLFMPSYLNRLRKYKFLYCGAPFVGQALCFCHTMIPGVITLDMHGDDIGQSAQANQLLKRDPKAGPSLMVKLQYSMALRSSDFILTQSEWHKSDLVKAGIKPDRISVIRNGVDLDLFQPLPPAENPQFTFGYAGEFQTWQGIDDLISAFELVSNKNATMALIGFRPTDQKLKLSFAEKFGSRVTLVDRTDRKTMLDWLSRASILISPRPNHVASRAAFPVKFAEYAALGRPILVNAVDETADFVRKYNCGFVCAPPSPTNLAQTMDVAASSSRDTLIQMGLRSRRMAEENFSWPKVGDGYASLVKSLIDKNHSKELKASGIFSR from the coding sequence TTGGACAGCACTGCTTTAATTATTTCCGGCGCTCCCCGTGACTCGGATTCGGCCTATCAGTATAGAATCAGGAAGTTTGGAGAGTTGCTCATGGAGCGCTCAATAGACTGCGATTTCTTTTACACCCCTGAAAATAAACCTCTGAGCAAAGTCACGACTTCATCGCTGTTCATGCCGTCGTACCTAAATAGATTAAGGAAATATAAGTTTTTGTATTGTGGCGCGCCGTTTGTCGGACAGGCTCTTTGTTTCTGCCATACTATGATTCCCGGCGTGATTACTCTCGACATGCACGGGGATGACATAGGTCAATCGGCCCAAGCCAATCAGCTTCTTAAAAGGGACCCAAAGGCCGGCCCCTCTTTAATGGTGAAACTGCAGTATTCAATGGCGTTGCGTTCCTCAGACTTTATTCTGACACAATCGGAGTGGCACAAATCAGACTTGGTAAAGGCCGGTATAAAACCTGATCGAATTAGTGTCATAAGAAACGGGGTAGACCTGGATTTGTTTCAACCCTTGCCGCCCGCTGAGAATCCCCAGTTTACATTTGGTTACGCCGGTGAATTTCAGACATGGCAGGGAATTGATGATCTGATATCAGCCTTTGAGCTTGTCTCCAACAAGAACGCAACTATGGCGCTGATAGGCTTCAGGCCCACAGACCAAAAATTAAAACTCAGCTTTGCGGAAAAGTTTGGATCCAGGGTTACACTCGTTGATCGGACTGACAGAAAGACAATGCTTGATTGGTTAAGTCGCGCGTCGATTCTGATTTCACCAAGACCGAATCATGTGGCATCCAGGGCCGCCTTTCCCGTTAAATTCGCTGAATACGCGGCGCTAGGAAGACCAATTTTGGTCAACGCTGTGGATGAGACTGCGGATTTTGTCAGAAAATATAACTGCGGTTTCGTCTGCGCGCCGCCGAGTCCAACAAATCTGGCTCAAACCATGGATGTTGCGGCCTCGAGTTCGCGGGACACATTGATTCAAATGGGGCTTAGATCCCGTAGAATGGCTGAAGAAAATTTTTCGTGGCCCAAAGTAGGAGATGGTTACGCAAGCCTTGTTAAAAGCCTCATTGATAAAAATCACTCTAAAGAACTCAAAGCAAGCGGAATTTTCAGCCGATAA
- a CDS encoding homocysteine biosynthesis protein yields MGEFKINKTFAEINKKIKDGSVVVLTAEEMIGATKELGPIEAAKKVDVVTTGTFGIMCSSGAFLNFGHAKPRIKANKVYLNGVEAYAGIAAVDCYIGAAQTREDDPLNKVFPGRFRYGGGHVIEDLVSGKKVRLEAFGYGTDCYPNLEHERDMTLKDFPDAWLLNPRNGYQNYNCAVNLSKKTIYTYMGVLRPDCMNANFSTSGQLSPLLNDPFYRTIGLGTRIFLGGGVGYVIGNGTQHNPTVKRSENGVVMGGAGTLAVKGDLKQMSPKYLRGASLTGYGCSLSVGIGVPIAILNEEIAMFTSVSDDKIQAPIVDYGSDYPEGGGSALGYVTYAQLKSGEITFDGRKIATAPLASYSTSLEIANTLKEWIRTGSFLLGEPQETLPTASFGGFENLK; encoded by the coding sequence ATGGGTGAATTTAAGATTAACAAGACTTTCGCGGAAATCAACAAAAAGATTAAGGACGGTTCTGTGGTCGTGCTGACCGCTGAAGAAATGATAGGGGCTACAAAAGAACTTGGGCCGATAGAGGCGGCAAAAAAGGTTGACGTAGTCACAACCGGCACTTTTGGGATAATGTGCTCTTCCGGCGCTTTTTTGAATTTTGGACACGCAAAACCCCGTATTAAGGCGAACAAAGTATATCTCAATGGAGTCGAAGCCTACGCCGGCATAGCTGCCGTTGACTGTTATATAGGAGCCGCCCAAACCCGCGAAGACGACCCATTAAACAAGGTGTTTCCCGGAAGGTTCCGTTACGGCGGAGGCCATGTCATAGAGGATCTTGTATCAGGAAAGAAAGTGAGGTTGGAGGCCTTCGGCTATGGAACTGACTGTTACCCAAATCTTGAACATGAAAGGGACATGACTCTAAAGGATTTTCCTGACGCCTGGCTTCTCAACCCCCGAAATGGGTATCAGAATTACAATTGCGCTGTAAATCTTTCAAAGAAAACCATTTATACCTATATGGGGGTCCTGAGACCGGATTGCATGAATGCGAATTTTTCCACGTCCGGACAGCTGAGCCCTCTGTTGAACGATCCTTTTTATAGAACCATTGGCTTGGGAACAAGGATTTTTCTGGGTGGTGGAGTTGGTTACGTCATAGGAAATGGGACTCAGCATAATCCAACCGTGAAAAGATCGGAAAACGGCGTTGTCATGGGCGGAGCGGGAACCCTCGCAGTCAAGGGCGATCTCAAACAAATGTCGCCGAAATACCTCAGAGGGGCTTCCTTGACCGGTTATGGCTGCTCGTTGAGTGTTGGGATAGGAGTGCCTATCGCCATTCTGAATGAAGAAATCGCCATGTTCACTTCCGTGTCGGATGATAAAATTCAGGCTCCGATAGTGGATTACGGGTCCGATTATCCCGAAGGTGGAGGATCGGCGCTCGGTTATGTCACTTACGCTCAACTAAAAAGCGGAGAGATAACCTTTGATGGAAGGAAAATCGCTACCGCGCCCTTGGCCAGTTATTCTACGTCCCTCGAAATAGCCAACACTCTCAAAGAATGGATCAGAACTGGGTCCTTTCTGCTGGGTGAACCTCAGGAAACGTTACCTACAGCTTCTTTTGGTGGCTTTGAGAATCTTAAATGA
- a CDS encoding flippase produces MTLESKKSLLKNTVALSIPSAVNPFVSLALVYVISRKLGVEGMGQYSVLFSYLNIFTTIASLGLGGLIVREVARRPEDQGVLTSNSVLFGIFSSVIAMVIMDLGVSLLGYDRELYLAFLLGSVSIIPASCVRFLESTFRAVEKSEFIALEQFLENISKVLLCIAVVLTGYGIIAISAVTVLTKFLALGVLAFFYFKVIGNFAIKFKKSVWSLLLKQAPVFMGIAICSTIHLNIDTILLSKLSGVISVGIYSAASRINQMTVIVPMAFSMAMLPIFSRHFGYGLENLREKTELSLRLVLIVCLPMVAGVILLADKIIFLIYGSKFEQSILILQLIAPFLIPYSIILILAQTLIAANYQSIDLKLNMVAAVLATVLNYVLIKPYAEYGAVMANMATIIIFMALQLWFVLKLLFPLDFRRISTKPILATIGMSFVTYMARDINFLLNVTLSAIMYFAFLFLVKGLYPEEITILKNIGQKIGQHCFNYFRRSP; encoded by the coding sequence ATGACTCTTGAATCCAAGAAAAGCCTGCTAAAGAATACTGTCGCTCTATCCATACCTAGCGCTGTTAATCCTTTCGTGTCACTGGCCCTGGTCTACGTCATTTCGAGGAAGCTCGGGGTCGAGGGCATGGGTCAATATTCGGTTTTGTTCTCCTACTTGAATATTTTTACAACTATAGCCTCACTAGGTTTGGGGGGCTTGATAGTCAGAGAAGTGGCTCGGAGACCTGAAGATCAGGGAGTTCTTACTTCTAATTCGGTCCTTTTTGGTATTTTTTCGAGTGTCATCGCTATGGTCATCATGGACCTGGGCGTTTCTTTGCTAGGTTATGATAGGGAATTGTATCTGGCTTTTCTGTTAGGATCAGTTTCCATAATCCCTGCAAGTTGCGTGCGTTTCCTCGAATCTACCTTTCGAGCCGTTGAAAAATCGGAGTTCATAGCGCTTGAGCAATTTCTTGAAAATATTTCAAAAGTGCTTTTGTGTATCGCCGTGGTTCTGACAGGTTATGGGATCATAGCTATATCCGCCGTGACTGTGCTGACAAAATTTCTGGCCTTGGGAGTATTGGCGTTTTTCTACTTCAAGGTGATCGGCAATTTTGCCATCAAATTCAAGAAGAGTGTTTGGAGCTTGCTTCTTAAACAGGCTCCGGTGTTTATGGGGATCGCTATTTGTTCAACCATTCATTTGAACATAGATACAATATTACTCTCCAAACTTTCCGGCGTGATTTCGGTGGGAATCTACAGCGCGGCTTCACGAATCAACCAGATGACAGTAATCGTTCCTATGGCCTTTTCAATGGCAATGCTGCCCATTTTTTCGAGACACTTCGGATATGGTCTGGAAAATCTGAGAGAAAAGACCGAGCTTTCTCTTCGTCTCGTCCTGATTGTCTGCTTGCCTATGGTTGCAGGAGTAATTTTGCTGGCGGACAAAATTATTTTCCTAATCTATGGATCCAAATTTGAGCAATCAATCTTGATTCTCCAGTTAATCGCTCCATTCCTGATTCCGTACAGCATAATCCTCATCCTTGCTCAAACTCTCATAGCCGCCAATTATCAGAGTATAGACCTTAAACTTAACATGGTAGCGGCGGTACTGGCGACGGTCCTGAATTATGTACTGATTAAACCGTATGCCGAATACGGAGCGGTAATGGCCAATATGGCGACAATCATAATATTTATGGCTCTTCAGCTTTGGTTTGTTTTGAAGTTGCTGTTCCCGCTGGATTTTAGACGAATCTCCACGAAACCCATTTTAGCGACGATTGGCATGTCGTTTGTTACATACATGGCGCGTGACATTAATTTTTTGTTGAACGTGACGCTTTCCGCAATCATGTATTTTGCGTTCCTGTTTTTAGTAAAAGGACTGTATCCTGAAGAAATCACAATCTTAAAAAATATAGGACAAAAAATTGGACAGCACTGCTTTAATTATTTCCGGCGCTCCCCGTGA
- a CDS encoding ferritin family protein — MVSTPNIQKIFEYALNQERTGMSFFQNSIERMGIGAAVTALKRLVEEERKHISFIEGILKDINQGNEIDLSIASDPLIVPTNYFDARARSEFLEECVQGSMIPDVTVFNTAWLIEKDLSEFYEAMAKKTEGKASSALSMLSAWEKEHEKFFREYRDKLSEVYAQMPWGG, encoded by the coding sequence ATGGTCAGTACACCCAATATTCAGAAGATTTTTGAGTATGCTCTCAATCAGGAGAGGACAGGAATGAGTTTTTTCCAGAATTCTATCGAGCGTATGGGTATTGGCGCAGCGGTAACTGCGCTCAAACGGCTTGTTGAAGAAGAAAGGAAACATATTTCGTTTATTGAAGGTATTCTCAAGGACATAAATCAGGGAAACGAGATTGATCTCAGCATTGCTTCGGACCCTTTAATCGTACCGACAAATTATTTTGACGCCAGAGCGCGAAGTGAATTCCTTGAGGAATGTGTCCAGGGATCGATGATCCCCGATGTAACTGTGTTTAACACCGCCTGGCTGATTGAAAAAGATCTGAGCGAGTTTTACGAGGCCATGGCCAAGAAGACCGAGGGGAAGGCGTCTAGCGCTCTGTCCATGCTTTCCGCTTGGGAAAAAGAGCATGAAAAGTTTTTTAGGGAATATCGTGACAAGCTGTCGGAAGTTTACGCTCAAATGCCATGGGGCGGATGA
- a CDS encoding lipocalin-like domain-containing protein, which produces MRFLYKWFVSLTLQSLVFTGLVQFAYCSSFEKAVPGIVLQFPKDHGKHPGFQTEWWYFTGNLVSKNNHWGTQLTFFRRTLFNKMGKERSAWEVRDLYPAHLAITDIGADKFFHTELMSREGPGLAGAAGDRLDVHVKDWRASQQDRDILLNAAQGDYSIKLTLTPEKPVVLHGDSGLSVKGNDPDQASYYYSFTRLRAKGILTFEGRKHEVQGLMWMDHEFGSSILNTGQVGWDWFSLQLDNGVDLMAFHLRKKDGSFEKPFATFVDNSGLPTHLSGDSIQIRSSGSWVSPRSKARYPSEWVIEIPDKKLSLRIAPAVKDQELTANKSTGTSYWEGAVKITGTMDGHVVHGSGYVELTGYVESMGGRL; this is translated from the coding sequence ATGAGATTTTTATACAAATGGTTCGTGTCCCTGACTCTGCAAAGTTTAGTTTTCACCGGTCTGGTTCAATTCGCATACTGCAGTTCGTTTGAAAAGGCGGTTCCCGGAATAGTTTTACAGTTTCCTAAAGATCATGGAAAACATCCGGGTTTTCAGACGGAGTGGTGGTACTTTACGGGAAACCTTGTTTCGAAAAATAATCATTGGGGAACACAGTTGACATTTTTCAGACGGACTCTTTTCAACAAAATGGGCAAGGAAAGATCAGCTTGGGAGGTCAGGGATTTGTACCCGGCCCACTTGGCGATTACGGATATTGGCGCGGACAAATTTTTTCATACGGAACTTATGTCTAGAGAAGGCCCTGGTTTAGCTGGAGCCGCCGGTGATCGCCTGGATGTACACGTGAAAGATTGGAGAGCCTCACAACAAGATCGAGACATTCTGTTGAACGCGGCGCAAGGGGATTATTCCATTAAATTAACCCTGACTCCCGAAAAGCCTGTGGTATTGCATGGCGACAGCGGTCTCAGCGTGAAAGGGAATGATCCGGACCAGGCTTCCTACTATTATTCGTTTACCAGACTGAGAGCCAAAGGGATTCTAACATTTGAAGGGCGTAAACATGAAGTACAAGGTTTAATGTGGATGGACCATGAATTTGGGTCGTCCATACTTAATACCGGACAGGTAGGCTGGGACTGGTTCAGCTTGCAGCTAGACAACGGGGTTGATCTGATGGCCTTTCATCTCCGTAAAAAAGATGGTTCTTTCGAAAAACCTTTTGCGACATTTGTAGACAATTCCGGATTGCCAACTCATTTGTCGGGTGATTCAATACAGATCAGATCTTCAGGTTCATGGGTTAGTCCTAGATCAAAAGCAAGGTATCCGTCGGAGTGGGTTATAGAAATCCCCGATAAGAAGCTCAGCCTACGAATAGCTCCTGCTGTAAAGGACCAGGAACTCACCGCCAACAAGAGTACAGGAACAAGTTACTGGGAGGGCGCGGTAAAGATTACAGGAACCATGGATGGGCATGTTGTTCACGGAAGTGGTTACGTGGAACTCACCGGCTACGTGGAATCAATGGGAGGACGACTGTAA
- a CDS encoding trypsin-like peptidase domain-containing protein, producing the protein MFPMWLRTNLNKSVPTNLFLMSRLILVVFLIFVGIMGTTAYAQAPVKGGARELQDSFRAVAKNVRPAVVNVSSVRIIQNSGPGPEVDPYFENHPFREFFGDDFFRRFFGAPPSGGGKLRQQGLGSGFIFDSRGYVITNRHVIKDADQIIVTLEGKKKYQAKVVAADPKTDIAILKIDGKDFPHVVLGNSSTLEVGDWVLAIGNPFGLTQTITAGIVSAKGRSDMGILDYEDFIQTDAAINPGNSGGPLVNIDGQVIGMNTAILSRSGGYMGIGFAIPINLIKQVVDRVMLKRANLNRPTRTPENGHPLNLPGKNHDTNDRVFPPSSGPRRGI; encoded by the coding sequence ATGTTTCCAATGTGGTTAAGAACAAATCTTAACAAATCCGTACCTACAAACTTATTCCTCATGAGCCGGCTTATTTTGGTCGTTTTTCTCATCTTTGTCGGGATAATGGGAACAACAGCCTATGCTCAAGCGCCTGTAAAAGGTGGCGCGAGAGAGTTACAGGATTCATTCCGAGCTGTGGCCAAAAACGTCCGGCCGGCGGTAGTCAATGTCTCTTCTGTAAGAATAATTCAAAATTCAGGGCCAGGTCCGGAAGTTGATCCCTATTTTGAAAACCATCCCTTCAGAGAATTCTTCGGTGATGATTTTTTCAGGCGCTTTTTTGGAGCCCCACCTTCTGGAGGCGGAAAACTTCGCCAGCAGGGCCTCGGCTCTGGATTCATATTCGATAGCCGTGGGTATGTGATAACGAACCGGCATGTCATAAAAGACGCTGACCAGATTATAGTGACTTTGGAAGGCAAGAAAAAATACCAGGCAAAGGTTGTCGCCGCCGATCCAAAGACAGATATCGCAATATTAAAAATAGATGGCAAAGATTTTCCACACGTGGTTCTCGGCAATTCGTCGACTTTGGAAGTCGGAGACTGGGTATTGGCAATAGGAAACCCCTTTGGCTTGACTCAGACCATAACAGCGGGCATCGTAAGCGCAAAGGGCAGATCTGACATGGGCATACTAGACTATGAAGATTTCATTCAAACAGACGCAGCCATCAATCCGGGAAACTCCGGAGGACCGTTGGTAAATATTGACGGCCAGGTCATAGGAATGAATACAGCTATTTTGTCTCGCAGCGGAGGATACATGGGAATCGGTTTCGCAATTCCTATTAATCTAATTAAGCAGGTGGTAGATAGAGTAATGTTAAAGAGGGCCAACCTTAATCGCCCTACTCGTACTCCTGAAAATGGGCATCCATTAAATCTTCCCGGGAAAAATCACGATACCAATGACCGCGTTTTTCCTCCGAGTTCAGGCCCAAGACGAGGGATTTAG
- a CDS encoding SagB/ThcOx family dehydrogenase, translated as MILTSTDYHDLTSYDRNKMTGHHLDWSNQPRTFKFYEGLKNIKLIDQTGWSEAKFSDLFAEHETVRQKLDFKDLSRILTLGHCLTRKEKLGTGDFYFRNVASAGALYPFEIYIATMGVDDLEDGIYHHSVADQSLTQLRKGNFSGVIASLTNFMGGHNFHVVFLLTAIFFRSSWKYRDRAFRYHLLDTGHLCENLALALKAESLEFDICYDFDDSSINQLLGVDPARESCLALMTVSSGVNEFEIHESLIEKTPVDLSRFSKCAPEEIRYPAINEIYTITSRKSHSSPCENPEQLCSPAQLKGEPLRLPAFENQPEVLKYSEAIFTRRSRRNFIRKPIPESTFSWILGLFHGNSSSGPSWSKFLSLGVLISDVGSISKGFYLLDPFNGDLSLVKSGFLTENMAHICLDQAWLANCSTHFVLIADLDHLEGQYGPRAYRYAMLEAGRLGQRLYLAAECLKLGCCGIGAFYDQEARTFLNLRSGARLLYLVALGPLKKSFA; from the coding sequence ATGATTCTAACTTCGACCGACTATCATGACCTGACAAGCTATGACCGGAACAAAATGACCGGCCACCATCTCGATTGGTCCAACCAGCCTCGCACTTTCAAATTTTATGAAGGCTTGAAGAACATCAAGCTGATAGATCAAACAGGCTGGTCCGAGGCTAAGTTCTCCGACCTGTTTGCGGAACATGAAACTGTCCGCCAGAAATTAGATTTTAAGGACCTAAGCCGAATATTGACACTGGGCCATTGCCTGACCAGGAAAGAAAAGTTGGGAACGGGTGATTTCTATTTCAGAAACGTTGCCTCAGCAGGAGCCCTATACCCGTTCGAGATTTATATCGCCACAATGGGCGTGGATGATCTAGAGGACGGAATTTATCATCATTCGGTAGCGGATCAGTCACTAACTCAGCTACGCAAAGGAAACTTTTCAGGGGTCATCGCTTCATTGACGAATTTTATGGGTGGCCATAATTTTCATGTAGTCTTTTTATTAACCGCAATTTTTTTCCGAAGTTCATGGAAATATCGCGACCGGGCCTTTAGATACCATCTTCTGGACACTGGCCATCTGTGCGAAAATCTGGCTCTGGCTTTAAAAGCTGAATCTCTTGAATTTGATATATGTTATGATTTTGACGATTCTTCAATAAATCAACTTCTTGGTGTCGATCCGGCGCGGGAATCGTGCCTGGCTCTAATGACCGTTTCTTCAGGCGTAAATGAATTTGAGATCCACGAGTCATTAATTGAGAAGACGCCAGTCGATCTGAGTCGGTTCAGCAAATGCGCCCCTGAAGAGATACGATACCCTGCAATAAATGAGATCTACACTATAACGTCGAGAAAATCACATAGCTCTCCTTGTGAAAACCCCGAACAACTGTGTTCACCGGCTCAACTAAAGGGTGAACCGTTGAGATTGCCTGCGTTTGAAAACCAACCTGAGGTTTTAAAATATAGCGAGGCCATCTTTACCAGAAGATCCAGACGTAATTTCATTAGGAAGCCGATCCCGGAGTCAACTTTTAGCTGGATACTCGGCTTGTTCCATGGAAATTCCTCTTCTGGACCCTCCTGGTCCAAGTTTCTTTCGCTCGGGGTATTAATTTCTGATGTTGGATCTATTTCTAAGGGCTTTTACCTGCTGGATCCCTTTAACGGAGACCTATCTTTGGTTAAATCTGGTTTTCTAACGGAAAACATGGCTCATATATGTCTCGACCAGGCGTGGTTGGCAAATTGTTCCACACATTTCGTCTTAATAGCTGATTTGGATCATCTTGAAGGTCAATATGGTCCAAGGGCTTATCGTTACGCGATGCTTGAGGCAGGACGGCTCGGTCAGCGCCTGTATTTGGCGGCGGAATGCTTGAAGTTAGGCTGCTGTGGCATTGGCGCTTTTTATGATCAGGAGGCTCGGACGTTTTTGAATTTGAGGTCTGGGGCGCGTCTACTCTATCTTGTCGCGCTCGGCCCTCTCAAGAAATCATTTGCTTAG
- a CDS encoding NIL domain-containing protein has protein sequence MNSKNVLLIFKSNIMYKPVIYRLARDFDLVFNILEAKILPRKEGRILLELQGSEDVIEKGIRFLQQHQVVVQPLSDKVWREEEKCVHCGACTGLCPTGALEMTRPDMRVSFDVEKCVACGMCGLVCPFGAMKDVTLFDPFAEGRSDTK, from the coding sequence ATGAATTCGAAAAATGTGCTGTTGATATTCAAATCAAATATTATGTACAAACCGGTTATTTACCGGCTTGCACGCGATTTTGACCTTGTCTTCAACATACTTGAAGCTAAAATACTGCCGCGCAAAGAAGGACGGATACTACTTGAACTACAGGGCTCTGAAGACGTAATAGAAAAAGGAATCAGATTCCTCCAACAACATCAGGTAGTGGTTCAACCCCTATCTGACAAAGTATGGAGAGAGGAAGAAAAATGTGTTCATTGCGGAGCTTGTACCGGTTTGTGTCCAACCGGAGCTTTGGAAATGACGAGACCTGATATGCGAGTTTCCTTTGACGTCGAAAAATGCGTCGCGTGCGGCATGTGTGGTCTTGTCTGTCCTTTCGGCGCGATGAAGGATGTGACACTGTTCGATCCTTTTGCTGAAGGTCGATCGGACACCAAATAA
- a CDS encoding choice-of-anchor Q domain-containing protein, with amino-acid sequence MKNGMKLIKTSIFSGLLAFIIVCASELTTRATTYHVDVNTGDNSFPGTEEKPFRTINQASKVMEPGDKAIIHEGIYHEQIMGGKSGLPDAPITYEGVDWDKVILRGSVTVKDWKKVGLVWFKVGLKPITRQNLFVMVDEKYKLKQVEKPHGMPEGSFCLDADSNYFIRLAGDANPNTDHVVDVYELDLGFNAGERYGGTAKKYIVLRNMTLEKYGSYGVSAAPNQHEQNAHWELDNLKCQFSACGVFSALDDWYIHDCQFLRNAIHGCQIDGSRVRFINNVSNENEFFGHSGYAGAGLLIGPNPWANSCEVKGNTFKDNGYSDGYGCAIYLEGRSRDNIIENNFIEGGTHAGICFYGSSNNKVFNNVLVDIAPKNTWELCAAFVIAHSREGAPTQSVGNLIAFNTVYRCSSPIALSKPESSIPENQLNRFVDNVFSYCRRILPKPSAQVAELKNNAWFSCPEGHQKPASNFEQSARRFYEERLVSGVDSLDSKPIRGTDPLLENPSAKNFTPSKNSPLVDKAVPLDSVKTDVHGITRPQGAAPDIGAYELPQ; translated from the coding sequence TTGAAAAATGGAATGAAGCTAATCAAGACATCGATTTTCAGCGGATTGTTGGCTTTCATCATTGTGTGCGCCAGTGAACTTACTACAAGGGCTACTACTTACCATGTTGACGTAAATACGGGTGACAACAGTTTCCCTGGCACAGAAGAAAAACCTTTCCGGACTATCAACCAGGCTTCCAAAGTGATGGAACCGGGGGACAAGGCTATAATCCACGAAGGGATTTACCATGAGCAGATAATGGGCGGGAAATCCGGATTGCCGGACGCCCCTATAACTTACGAGGGCGTTGACTGGGATAAAGTCATTCTTAGAGGATCCGTCACAGTTAAAGACTGGAAGAAAGTTGGGCTGGTATGGTTCAAGGTTGGGTTGAAACCAATCACCAGGCAGAACCTTTTTGTGATGGTTGACGAAAAATATAAGCTCAAACAGGTGGAAAAGCCTCATGGCATGCCTGAAGGCAGCTTTTGCCTTGACGCAGACAGCAATTATTTTATCAGGCTCGCTGGAGACGCAAATCCAAACACTGATCACGTCGTGGATGTTTATGAACTGGATCTCGGTTTCAACGCAGGCGAACGTTACGGAGGAACTGCGAAGAAATACATTGTCCTGCGGAACATGACACTCGAAAAGTATGGTTCGTATGGAGTTTCAGCAGCGCCCAATCAACACGAACAAAATGCCCATTGGGAGCTTGATAATCTGAAATGTCAGTTTAGCGCTTGTGGAGTTTTTTCAGCCCTGGATGACTGGTATATTCATGACTGCCAATTCTTGCGAAACGCCATTCACGGATGTCAAATTGATGGATCCAGAGTCAGGTTTATAAATAATGTCAGCAATGAGAATGAGTTTTTCGGGCATTCAGGTTACGCAGGCGCAGGGCTGCTGATAGGCCCTAACCCGTGGGCTAACTCTTGTGAAGTCAAAGGCAATACATTCAAGGATAACGGCTACTCCGATGGATATGGATGCGCTATTTATCTGGAAGGTAGATCTCGGGACAACATTATAGAAAACAATTTTATAGAAGGTGGAACACACGCCGGAATATGTTTCTATGGTTCATCCAACAACAAAGTGTTCAATAATGTATTGGTTGATATTGCTCCGAAGAACACCTGGGAGCTTTGCGCAGCCTTTGTAATCGCCCATAGCCGTGAGGGAGCGCCGACTCAATCTGTAGGCAACTTGATCGCCTTTAACACGGTTTATCGATGCTCCTCCCCTATTGCTCTTTCCAAACCCGAAAGTTCAATACCGGAAAATCAGTTGAACCGATTTGTTGATAACGTTTTTTCCTATTGCCGACGCATTCTTCCCAAACCTTCCGCTCAAGTGGCTGAATTGAAAAATAACGCCTGGTTCAGTTGCCCTGAAGGGCATCAAAAACCGGCTTCAAACTTTGAACAGTCTGCAAGAAGATTCTATGAGGAAAGACTGGTTTCAGGAGTAGACTCTCTCGATTCTAAGCCGATAAGAGGCACGGATCCTTTGTTGGAAAATCCATCTGCGAAAAATTTCACGCCATCCAAAAATTCGCCTTTAGTGGATAAAGCTGTGCCCCTTGATTCTGTCAAGACCGATGTTCACGGAATTACGAGACCGCAAGGCGCTGCGCCGGATATAGGCGCTTATGAGTTACCGCAATAG